The Roseomonas haemaphysalidis genome segment CGGTCCTGCACGAACAGCTTGAAGCCGCCGCCGGTGCCGATGCCCGAAACCGAGGGCGGCGGGATGACCAGCGCCAGCGCCTCGCGCTGCTGCATCAGCTTGGCCTGCACGGCCTGGGTGATGCCCCCGAAGCTCAGCCCCGCCGCCGCCCGCGCCTCGAAGGAGGCGAGGTTGACGAAGATCACGCCGGAATTGGGCGCGTTGGTGAAGGTGGCGCCGTCGAAGCCGGTGAAGGCGATGGAATTGGCGACGCCGGGGACGGATAGCACGTCCTTGGTCGCCTGCTGGATCACCGCGTCGGTGCGCGCGAAGGAGGCGCCGGGCGGCAGCTGGAAGGCGGCGATCAGGTAGCCGCGGTCCAGCGGCGGGATCAGCCCGGTGGGCGTGGTCATGACGTTGCGCCCGGTCAGCGCCAGCAGCCCGCCGAACAGCAGCAGCAGGATCACCGGCAGCCGCACCAGCCGCCGCGTCATGCTGCCGTAGCCCGACGACATGCGGTCGAACAGCCGGTTGAAGCCGCCGAAGAAGGCGCGGAACGGTGCGCCGGCCCAGCGGCGCCAGCCGGTGGGCGCCGCATGCGCGTGCGGCCGCAGCAGCAGGGCGGCGAGCGCGGGCGACAGCGTCAGCGACACCAGCGCCGACAGCAGGGTCGCCACCGCGATGGTGACGGCGAACTGGCGGTAGAAGGCGCCGGACAGCCCCTCGATAAAGGCAGTGGGCACGAACACGGCGCAGAGCACCAGCGCGATGGCCAAGAGCGCGAAACCCACCTCGTCCATGGTGCGCCGCGTGGCGGCCACGGGGTCCATGCCGGCGGCCATGTGGCGCTCGACGTTCTCCACCACCACGATGGCGTCGTCGACGACGATGCCGATGGCCAGGATCAGGCCGAACATCGACAGGCTGTTCAGCGAGATGCCGAGCGCCGCCATGAAGGCCAGCGTGCCGATGATGGACACCGGGATGGCCGCCAGCGGGATGATGGAAGCGCGCCAGGACTGCAGAAACAGGATCACCACCAGCACGACGAGCACGATGGCCTCGACGAAGGTGTGCACCACCGCCTCCATCGACTGCTCGATGAACAGGGTGGTGTCGTAGACGGCGTGGTACTCGATGCCGGGCGGGAAGTCCTGCTTGAGCTGTTCCAGCGTGGCGCGCAGCGCCTGGGCGGTGGCCAGGGCGTTGGAGCCGGGCTGCTGGAACACCGGCATGGCCACCGCGCGATCGGCGTCCAGATATGCACTGAGCGAATAGTCCTGCGCGCCCAGCTCCACCCGCGCCACGTCGCGCAGCCGCAGCGCCGCGCCGTCCGCGTTGGTGGACACCACGATGTCGGCGAATTCGTCCACGCTGCGCAGCCGGCCCAGCGCCTGGATGTTGAGCTGGAAGGCACCGTTGGAGGCGCCGGTCGGCGGGTGGTTCAGCCCGCCGGCGGCCACCTGCACGTTGGCGCGGCGGAGCGCGTCCACCACCTCGCCCGGCGTCAGCCCGCGCTCGGCCACCTTGGCGGGGTCGAGCCAGACGCGCATGGCGTAGTCGCGCGCGCCGAAGACCTGCACGTCGCCGATGCCATCGAGGCGCGCGATGCGATCCTTGACGTTCAGCATCACGTAGTTGGACAGGTACTGCTCGTCCCGGGAGCCGTCCGGCGAAGTGAAGTGCACCACCATCATGATGTCGGGCGAGGCCTTGCGGACGGTGATGCCGAGCCGGCGCACCTCCTCCGGCAGCCGCGCCTCGGCCACCGCCATGCGGTTCTGCACCAGCACCTGGGCCTGATCCACGTCCACGCCCTGGCGGAACACGACGTTGACGGACAGCCGCCCGTCGCCGGTGGCCTGCGAGGTCACGTAGAGCATGCCCTCGACGCCGTTGATCTCCTGCTCGATGGGGGCGGCCACCGTTTCGGCGATCACGGCGGCGGACGCGCCGGGATAGGTGGCGGCGATGGTCACGGTCGGCGGCGCGATCTCGGGGTATTCGCTGATCGGCAGGCGCAGGCCGGCGATGATGCCGACCAGCACGATGGCGATGGAGATGACCGAGGCGAAGACCGGCCGCGAGATGAAGAACTGGGCGAAGCGCATGGCCCTGCCCTCACTGCGCGGCGGCGAGGCGGGGGGCGGCGATCGGCCGCACCTCCGCCGTCACGCGCGCGCCGGGCCGGGCGAGGTGCAGCCCGGCGGTGATCACCTGGTCGTTCGGCAGCAGCCCGCCGCGCACCACGCGCAAGCCATCCACCACGGGGCCGAGGGTGACGGGCTTGGCCCGCACGGTGCCGTCGGCCGCCACCGTCATCACCACCCGCGCAGCCTGGTCGGCGGCGATGGCGGCATCCGGCACCAGGAGCACGTCGCCCTCCCCGGCGCGGAGCTGCAGCCGGGCGAAGCTGCCAGGGACCAGCAGCAGGTCGGGGTTGCTGACCGTGGCCCGCGCCCGGACCGTGCCGGAGCGGCGGTCGAGCGCCGTGTCCAGGAAGTCCAGCCTGCCTTCGCGGTCCCAGCCGGCCTCGTCGGCCAGGCGCAGCCGCACCGGCTCGCCGGCGGCATCCGTGCCGGGGCGGGCGCCGCCGCGGCGCTGGAAGCGCAAAAGGTCGGCCTCGCTGAGGTCGAAGCCCGCATAGATCGGGTCCAGCGCCAGGATGGTGGTCAGCAGGGTTTCGCCCGCCTGCACCAGGTTGCCGGCATCCACCCGGCG includes the following:
- a CDS encoding efflux RND transporter permease subunit; amino-acid sequence: MRFAQFFISRPVFASVISIAIVLVGIIAGLRLPISEYPEIAPPTVTIAATYPGASAAVIAETVAAPIEQEINGVEGMLYVTSQATGDGRLSVNVVFRQGVDVDQAQVLVQNRMAVAEARLPEEVRRLGITVRKASPDIMMVVHFTSPDGSRDEQYLSNYVMLNVKDRIARLDGIGDVQVFGARDYAMRVWLDPAKVAERGLTPGEVVDALRRANVQVAAGGLNHPPTGASNGAFQLNIQALGRLRSVDEFADIVVSTNADGAALRLRDVARVELGAQDYSLSAYLDADRAVAMPVFQQPGSNALATAQALRATLEQLKQDFPPGIEYHAVYDTTLFIEQSMEAVVHTFVEAIVLVVLVVILFLQSWRASIIPLAAIPVSIIGTLAFMAALGISLNSLSMFGLILAIGIVVDDAIVVVENVERHMAAGMDPVAATRRTMDEVGFALLAIALVLCAVFVPTAFIEGLSGAFYRQFAVTIAVATLLSALVSLTLSPALAALLLRPHAHAAPTGWRRWAGAPFRAFFGGFNRLFDRMSSGYGSMTRRLVRLPVILLLLFGGLLALTGRNVMTTPTGLIPPLDRGYLIAAFQLPPGASFARTDAVIQQATKDVLSVPGVANSIAFTGFDGATFTNAPNSGVIFVNLASFEARAAAGLSFGGITQAVQAKLMQQREALALVIPPPSVSGIGTGGGFKLFVQDRSDRGARALEEVTNSIVAAANGQTEIAMAFTLFNTRTPTLRAEVDRTKAEMLGVPLSRVSETLSTYLGSAFVNDFNILGRTFRVTAQAEETARLTPRDVELLRTRNMAGDMVPIGALATLEADTAAYRVPRYNLYPAAEVQGAAAPGVSTGQAIAAMERLLRDKLPPGYGFEWTEIALQETSQGNTAPIAFGLAVIFVILLLAALYESWLLPLAVVLIAPMSVLAALAGVVWRGLDNNVLVQVGLVVLIGLAAKNAILIVEFARHAESEGMTRWQAAEAAARTRLRPILMTSLAFILGVLPLAIATGAGAEMRQSLGTAVFAGMLGVTGFGLVFTPVFYVVARAMARRDRPARPEALAVPEAR
- a CDS encoding efflux RND transporter periplasmic adaptor subunit, translated to MPTASRKILLAFAAMLPALPLAAQPAPPTVTVSEPVQRHVTEWEEHVARLEPSARVALRPRISGQVERVHFRDGQLVQAGDLLFTIDRRPFDIAVETARADVARAEAKQELARSEIERTNSLVRDRYAPQSQLDTRRAAQRDAEAGIAEARARLRQAELERSWTEVRAPHPGRVSDRRVDAGNLVQAGETLLTTILALDPIYAGFDLSEADLLRFQRRGGARPGTDAAGEPVRLRLADEAGWDREGRLDFLDTALDRRSGTVRARATVSNPDLLLVPGSFARLQLRAGEGDVLLVPDAAIAADQAARVVMTVAADGTVRAKPVTLGPVVDGLRVVRGGLLPNDQVITAGLHLARPGARVTAEVRPIAAPRLAAAQ